The nucleotide window TTGATCCGGGGTTGCCTGCGCCTGTTGCGTTATTGGCATCCAAGACGCCCCACCTGGAACCTGGCCGTGCGTGCCCTGCTGCGCCCGGAAAATGGTGCCTTGTCCACCACCACCGCCCTGAGTCTGGGAGTCTCCCTGGTCACCGCCATTGTGCTGCTGCAAGGCGATCTCAACCGCCAGATCCAGACCCAATTGCCCAAACGGATCCCGGCACTCTTTTTTGTCGATATCCAGACCGATCAAACGGTTGCCTTCCAACACCTGGTTCGTCGCATGGCGTCGGAACCGGATGCCTTGCGCATCACACCGGTGGTACGGGGACGCCTGATCGACCTGCGCCGCGCCAGCACCCTTGACCAGAAAGAACCAATCACACCGGCCAATGCCTGGCGCTTTGCGCGGGAATATGTACTCACCTGGTCCGCAACCCTTCCCCCCAACAACCCCCTCATTGCCGGCCAGTGGTGGACATCTCCGACAGAGAGTGGTCTCAGCGTGGAGGCCGACATGGCCCACGATCTGAACCTGCATCTGGGGGATCAGCTCGTTTTTGAAATCCAGGGGGTGACCGTGGCAGCCCCCGTTCGCAACATACGCAAGGTAACCTGGTCGGATATGGGATTGAATTTTTTTGTGATTTTCTCTCCGGCCCTGTTGCAGGACGTACCCGGAACCTGGCTTGGTTCCCTGGCCATCGAGCCGGACCGCGAGGAAGCGGTGTATCAGGCCACGGTCAACAGTTTTCCCAATGTCACCGTCATCCGAACCCGGGAAATCATGACCACCATGCGCGATATCCTGGAAAAACTGGCCCAGGCCGTGACAGCGTTGGGAGGGTTGGCCGTCGTTGCCGGTCTCATGGTACTGTGGGTGGCCATTTTTGCCACCCGCCAACGCCGGGCCAGAGAAGGGGCCGTCTGCCGCCTGCTGGGGGCCACCCGTGGGGATGTGGTCCGCATGGCTCTCCTGGAATTTTTTTTGCAGGGTGTCATGACAGCCACCTTGTCCCTCTTCGTCTCCCAGGCTCTGCGAGGGGCCGTTGCCGTGTATGGGTTCAAGGATTCGGAACCCTGGCATGTAATTGTGGGTCCTGCCCTGCTTCTGTGGGGGGCTGCCGTGGTGATGATTGTCTTGAGTGGCTGGCTTGCCTTGCGTCGAGAATTGAGCCGTCCCTTGCTGTCAAACTTGTTTCGGGTATGAAAATCGGGTTGGGTTGAGCCGTCCCTTGCTGTCAAACCTGTTTCGGGTATGAAAAACGGGTTGGGTCGGGCAGAATAATTCCGGACTTGTTTCGGGTATGAAAAACGGGTTGGGCCGGGCAGAAAAATTCCGGATGCACCTGTTTCAGGATCTGCATCTGTTGCGGGCATGAAAGAGCAGAATGGTGATTGTGGTTGATTTTTGGAATTTTTTTCAAGGGGGGCGCTGGCCATGGAGAATGATATTCAAATGTTGATCAAAATCAATCTTTTCGATGGCTTGACAGATGCAGAATTGCGGATGGTCATCGAAAGATGTGCCCGTGCGCAACGCTACTCTGCAAAGCAGGTCATTTTTCAAGAGGGGGCGTCGGGATCAGAGGTGTATTGTTTGCCCAAAGGGCAGGTGCGCGTGGAACTGGATATGGGTAACCTGGTGGCACCACGCACTCTGGCCACGGTCACCGGTCCGGATATTTTTGGTGAGGTGGCTTTTTTGGATGGCTCGGCGCGCAGTGCCACGACCATTGCCCAGGAAGAGTTGACTTTATATGTATTGGAAAAGGAAAAACTGTTGGCACTCATGAACGAAATGCCCATTCTTGGTTTTCGCATCATGGGAAATTTTTCCAGCCTGCTTGCCAAAAGAATCCGGCGCAGCAATCAGACCCTGATCAATGAAGTTCGCAAGCTGCAAAACGTCCAGGCCTCCGCCATGCCCCTGGCTGCCCGCAAATACAACGAGGTTTCACACGGATACACCACCCAGGTCTGGGTCTGATCCCGGGCGTGGCAGGGCATGGTTTTCAAGAGGTTTCCAATTGCACGGAGACGACCTGGATGGGCAGTCCCGGGCGACGCAGGGCCATGATCATTTCCGTATCTGGATCGTGGCTGCTGACCAGTTGTGACAGGGTGTGGGGTGTCACAGGATGGTTGTCCAGGGTCAACAGGAAATCACCTGCCCGAATGCCGGCCTTGTAAGCCGGACTGTTCGGCTCGACACCGACGATCAGGACGCCATCACTCCGGGGTGCCGGGTCTGCCGCCAAACCCAGCCAGGGACGGCGGCGCGACTTTTTTCCGGTTGTTTCACTCTTGACCGTTTTGAGTGCCTCGGAAAGAACGGCTGCCAACACATAGACATAGCCAACATCGCCGATTTCAACACGCAGGTTTTTGACCTGTCCATATCCGGCAAAAGTGATATTCTGTTCCCCGTGTGGCAGACGGATCGCCTCGCCCGGAGTGACGCCCATGGGTACCCCGTTCAACTGCCAGCGAA belongs to Magnetococcales bacterium and includes:
- a CDS encoding cyclic nucleotide-binding domain-containing protein — its product is MLIKINLFDGLTDAELRMVIERCARAQRYSAKQVIFQEGASGSEVYCLPKGQVRVELDMGNLVAPRTLATVTGPDIFGEVAFLDGSARSATTIAQEELTLYVLEKEKLLALMNEMPILGFRIMGNFSSLLAKRIRRSNQTLINEVRKLQNVQASAMPLAARKYNEVSHGYTTQVWV